One stretch of Eupeodes corollae chromosome 2, idEupCoro1.1, whole genome shotgun sequence DNA includes these proteins:
- the LOC129947655 gene encoding protein Red yields MAQPPETPSQKLTNDDFRKLLATPRPGAPANLPVGSVREAGLKPVKKTTTPISSDRIEARRKKKHFYAALKKQEDNKLAELSEKYRDRARERRDGANPDYQNAETPGHGNNAYRAVAPDVKSGIDAAERRRRIIQESKFLGGDMEHTHLVKGLDYALLQKVRSELQHKEDEQEKEMEKVFEEKEITLSLEEQEFSNEPTFNTVLGKNIYNTILAAKSKEVVRHEHFMPGRMAYIIDLDDDNAESDIPTTLVRSKYDVPVNHEDTNTLTTNDIVINKLSQILSYLRSGGRNKKNRKRDKDKPLFNETNDNLKSFPNDNIYDDIGDYNPQVKDDSRALPGSRSPLNEEQNAEKSFLGGGNGREGKNYFQDEDVPHEPSPPKNIFIPQRISKSMVSKFSNEPQGYAECYPGLEEMNDAIDDSDDEVDYTKMDLGNKKGPIGRWDFDTQEEYSDYMSTKEALPKAAFQYGVKMQDGRKTRKNKTDKNERAELDREWQKIQTIIQKRKTKKSGDEPEYKISKF; encoded by the exons ATGGCACAACCTCCGGAAACTCcttcacaaaaattaacaaatgatGATTTTCGTAAGCTCTTGGCTACTCCACGGCCAGGTGCTCCAGCAAATTTACCCGTTGGCTCGGTCAGAGAAGCCGGTTTAAAGCCCGTTAAAAAAACTACAACACCAATCAGCTCTGATCGTATTGAAGCCAGACGAAAGAAAAAGCACTTCTATGCTGCTCTGAAAAAACAAGAAGACAACAAGCTAGCTGAACTCTCGGAAAAATATCGTGATCGAGCGCGAGAGCGACGAGATGGTGCCAATCCTGATTATCAAAATGCCGAGACGCCAGGACATGGAAACAATGCATACAGAGCTGTCGCACCTGACGTCAAATCGGGAATCGATGCAGCCGAAAGGAGACGTCGAATCATTCAAGAATCCAAATTCTTGGGTGGTGATATGGAACATACCCATTTGGTCAAGGGTCTGGATTATGCCCTTTTGCAAAAAGTGCGCTCAGAACTGCAGCACAAAGAAGacgaacaagaaaaagaaatggaaaaggtttttgaagaaaaggAAATAACCCTCAGTTTGGAAGAAcaagaattttcaaatgaaCCAACATTCAATACAGTACTTGGCAAAAACATCTACAATACCATACTTGCGGCTAAATCCAAAGAAGTAGTTAGACATGAACACTTCATGCCAGGTCGAATGGCTTACATAATTGATTTGGATGATGATAACGCAGAAAGCGATATTCCCACGACTTTGGTTCGATCTAAGTACGACGTCCCGGTGAATCATGAAGATACAAATACACTAACAACTAACGACATTGTAATAAACAAGCTGtcacaaattttatcttatttacGATCAGGGGGACGTAATAAAAAGAACCGCAAACGTGACAAAGACAAACCTTTGTTCAATGAAACTAACGATAATCTGAAGAGCTTTCCGAACGATAACATTTACGATGATATAGGAGATTACAATCCTCAAGTTAAGGACGACAGTAGAGCATTGCCAGGTTCAAGATCGCCACTAAACGAAGAACAAAATGCAGAAAAGTCTTTTCTTGGTGGTGGCAATGGGCGAGAAggcaaaaattactttcaagaTGAAGATGTGCCACACGAACCGTCACCACCAAAGAATATCTTCATACCGCagagaatttcaaaatcaatggtTTCGAAATTTTCCAACGAACCTCAGGGCTATGCAGAGTGTTATCCTGGTTTAGAGGAAATGAACGATGCCATTGATGATTCAGATGATGAGGTTGATTACACAAAAATGGACTTGGGTAACAAAAAAGGTCCGATCGGCAGATGGGATTTTGATACTCAAGAAGAATACTCTGATTACATGAGCACAAAGGAAGCTCTACCAAAAGCTGCATTTCAGTATGGTGTCAAAATGCAAGATGGAAGGAAAACtaggaaaaataaaactgataaaaatgaACGGGCCGAATTGGATAGAGAATGGCAAAAAATTcaa ACAATTATACAGaagcgaaaaacaaaaaaatcgggAGATGAGCCGGAGTACAAAatcagtaaattttaa
- the LOC129946325 gene encoding mitochondrial tRNA-specific 2-thiouridylase 1, whose translation MFRKIIVGISGGVDSAVCAHLLKEKGFSVLGVFMRNWDELDETGRCSGEKDLADANYVCNKIGIDLIEVNFVKEYWNNVFTNFLEDYQNGLTPNPDILCNRHIKFDHFYKYALEKLEFDAIAMGHYARTSFGPYLENYKPNKDVHLLQAKDSFKDQTFFLSNIRQKALRKTMFPIGEYTKGEIKSIAKNIGLHRVALKKESTGICFIGNRNFKDFIKEYIHSKPGDFIDIDTGKVVGHHEGFHQWTVGQRCRLHSYLKPYFVAAKDELTNSILVAYGTDHPALYSNLVYTQNPSWISSDPLKDRNQFRCQFRFQHTKPLVDCTVEKLNDGGLQVSLDKPLRALTPGQYGVLYLGTECLGCARIMTSEQMKNNFKQFASMQI comes from the exons atgtttCGAAAAATAATAGTTGGAATATCTGGTGGAGTTGACAGTGCGGTATGTGCACATTTACTTAAAGAAAAAG gattTTCTGTGTTGGGAGTATTTATGCGTAATTGGGATGAATTAGACGAGACTGGACGTTGTTCTGGAGAAAAGGATCTAGCCGATGCAAACTATGTTTGCAATAAGATTGGTATCGACCTAATTGAAGTCAATTTTGTAAAGGAGTACTGGAACAACGTATTCAC GAATTTTCTTGAAGATTATCAAAATGGCCTGACCCCTAATCCAGACATATTGTGCAACAGGCATATCAAATTTGATCACTTCTATAAATATGCATTGGAAAAACTAGAATTCGATGCTATTGCAATGGGTCATTATGCTAGAACATCTTTTGGTCCATACTTGGAAAATTATAAACCAAATAAAG ATGTTCATCTTCTTCAAGCCAAAGATTCATTTAaagatcaaacatttttcttatcgAACATAAGACAAAAAGCCCTTCGAAAAACAATGTTTCCAATAGGAGAATATACGAAaggtgaaataaaaagtattgcgAAAAACATTGGACTTCATAGAGTTGCTTTAAAGAAAGAAAGCACCGGGATTTGTTTTATTGGCAATAggaattttaaggattttataaaagag TACATTCATTCTAAACCTGGTGACTTCATCGACATAGACACAGGCAAAGTAGTTGGACATCATGAGGGTTTTCACCAGTGGACAGTTGGACAGCGCTGTCGATTGCATTCTTATCTCAAACCGTATTTTGTTGCCGCCAAAGATGAATTAACAAATTCCATTCTAGTTGCATATGGCACCGATCATCCCGCCCTCTATTCAAATTTAGTTTACACACAGAATCCTTCATGGATTTCCTCAGACCCTTTAAAGGATCGCAACCAGTTCAGATGTCAATTCCGATTTCAACATACTAAACCTTTAGTAGATTGTACAGTGGAAAAGCTAAACGATGGTGGTCTGCAAGTCAGCTTAGATAAACCGCTACGCGCTTTAACACCAGGTCAATATGGTGTCCTGTATTTAGGAACCGAATGCTTAGGCTGTGCCAGAATTATGACATCGGAACagatgaaaaataatttcaaacagtTTGCATCGATGCAAAtataa
- the LOC129946323 gene encoding cell division control protein 45 homolog translates to MFVQDLKLEFYNVLVGKRILIIVNYDIDGICASKILQSLFKYDHMLYSVVPIMGMAGMQRAYTENRDDVKYVILINCGGCVDIVDLLQPDEEVVFFVCDSHRPLDVCNIYSDKQVCILGDPAAEESIPSFDAIFRESDDEEDSADDDDNNEEETTRVQKHENRILKQRERRTWENERDRIMFDYSQYSYYGRSSAVIFFELAWKLTKDSVDLLWWAIVGTTEQLILGKIESSTYTLEIDNIQSHVSRLTSKASDQTQAHSASKITFENDLHLALYRHWSVVESMKYSMYCACKLKLWTLRGEKKLHELLVEMGLPLTHAKQMFNSMDLTLRQEFHQMIEKLAEKYGIPDIVYGSFTLNYGYRNRYSAADYVYASLAILESVKHDKTPEDCFLEALDGLSKSHKSILNAGIENAKLLLSAIFRQVQSCLEAHQVHSAGPFFYYVLNEENNFFSYPYGLTMLAKFVLNGYVSTSRSRRAPELPIIVSCPVDAERGLCLLVGIPPVRENSPKSFFGKAFEQAAQKSNSVIRQDFFEPSLIQIRQSDLTRFLDTLTILLS, encoded by the exons ATGTTTGTGCAAGACTTAAAACTTGAGTTTTACAATGTCCTTGTGGGTAAAAGAATTTTAATCATTGTCAACTACGACATCGATGGTATTTGTGCTAGCAAAATCCTACAATCCTTATTTAAGTATGATCATATGCTGTATTCGGTTGTGCCAATAATGGGCATGGCTGGGATGCAAAGAGCCTACACTGAAAACCGAGATGACGTAAAGTACGTGATATTAATTAATTGTGGCGGTTGTGTTGATATTGTAGATCTTTTGCAACCCGATGAAGAAGTGGTTTTCTTTGTTTGTGACTCCCATAGGCCGCTAGATGTTTGCAATATTTATAGTGATAAACAG GTTTGCATACTTGGCGATCCAGCTGCTGAGGAATCCATACCGTCGTTTGATGCTATTTTTCGTGAATCAGATGACGAAGAGGACAGTGCCGATGATGACGATAACAATGAAGAGGAAACAACACGCGTCCAAAAGCATGAAAATCGAATTCTAAAACAACGTGAACGTCGAACATGGGAAAACGAAAGGGATCGCATAATGTTCGATTACTCTCAATACAGTTATTATGGAAGAAGTTCTGCAGTTATATTTTTCGAATTAGCATGGAAACTAACCAAAGACTCTGTGGATCTTTTATGGTGGGCTATTGTCGGCACAACTGAACAATTGATATTGGGCAAGATAGAAAGTTCAACTTATACACTTGAGATCGATAACATTCAAAGTCATGTTTCAAGACTCACTTCTAAGGCCAGCGATCAAACACAGGCTCACAGTGCATCTAAAAtaacatttgaaaatgatttgcaTTTAGCACTGTATCGACACTGGTCGGTAGTTGAATCTATGAA atATTCTATGTATTGTGCATGTAAACTTAAACTCTGGACTTTGCGAGGTGAAAAAAAGCTTCACGAACTTCTTGTAGAAATGGGTCTACCCTTAACGCATGCCAAACAAATGTTCAACTCAATGGATCTCACTTTGCGTCAGGAATTTCATCAAATGATCGAAAAACTCGCCGAAAAATATGGTATACCTGACATTGTGTATGGCTCATTTACACTCAACTATGGCTATCGGAATCGCTACTCGGCAGCTGATTATGTCTATGCCTCATTAGCCATTTTAGAGTCCGTCAAACATGACAAAACTCCAGAGGATTGTTTTCTCGAAGCTCTCGATGGTCTATCCAAAAGTCACAAATCCATCCTTAATGCTGGTATTGAAAATGCCAAACTATTACTCTCTGCTATATTCCGTCAAGTGCAGAGTTGTTTAGAAGCCCATCAAGTGCATTCAGCTGGTCCATTCTTTTACTATGTTTTAAATGAAGAGAACAATTTCTTTTCATATCCATATGGTCTAACAATGCTAGCGAAATTTGTCCTAAACGGATATGTGTCGACTTCTAGAAGTCGTCGAGCACCAGAACTACCAATCATCGTTAGTTGTCCCGTTGACGCAGAGCGTGGACTTTGCCTTTTAGTTGGAATACCGCCCGTCCGTGAGAACTCACCGAAAAGCTTCTTTGGCAAAGCTTTCGAACAAGCTGCTCAAAAAAGTAATTCAGTTATAAGACAGGATTTCTTTGAGCCTTCATTAATACAAATTCGACAGAGTGATTTAACTCGATTTTTGGATACGTTGACTATTTTATTGAGCTAA